GAGCGCCGCGCCCCCGTCGCCCGCGCCGGCCGGTCGCCAGGTCGAGCTCGACGTCGGTGGGGCCGGCGGCCGTGCGCACCGCCTCGACCGCCGCCGCGGAGAGCGGTGCCCGGCCGAGGTTGGTGTGGACCAGGACGCCCGTCGCGTTGAGCACCCGGCGCATCGACGCGGCACCGGCCGGGAGGGACGCCACGGCCGCGTCGGCCACGTCGTCGGGAGCGACCTCACCGGCGCGGCACCGGTCCTGGGCGGCCACGACCGCGGCCTTGACGAGGTCGGGCCCGAGCCGGTCGGCCGCCTCGCGCAGCCGCGGATCGGCGAGGAGCAGGTCGGTGCGCGGAACGGCCCGTCTCGGATCCGCCACACACCCTCCCGTGCTCACGACTGGCGGAGGCGGACGGGAATCGAACCCGCCTGGCCCAGGTGCTGGGCCACAACGGTTTTGAGGACCGCGTCCGTCACCAGACGAGAACCGCCTCCACGCCCACCCTAACCATGGGGAGCCGAACGCGATGTCCGATGCCCGCCGGAACCCGGTGGCCGTTGCGCCCACGATGAGGGGCATGGACACCGAGCACGACCACACGCACCTGAGCCCCCGTCCCCTCGTCCTCGTCACCGGCGCCAACCGCGGTCTGGGTCGCGCCGTGGCGACCGCCCTGGCCCAGCGTGGGTATGGCGTGCTGGTCGCCGCCCGTCGGTCGCGCGACGCCGAGGACGCCTGCCGCGACCTCCGGGCGGCCGGTCACTGGGCCGACCCCGTCGTCCTCGACGTGACGTCGCAGGACAGCGTCACCGAGGCCGCGGAGGAGGTACGCCGCAGCCACGGGCGCCTCGACGTCCTCGTCAACAACGCCGGCATCCTGCCGGAGGCGACCGCGCCGGACGCGGCGCAGCCCATGGACGCGGACCTGTTCCGACACACGTTCGACGTGAACCTGTTCGGCGCCGTGCGCACGACGCAGGCGTTCCTGCCGCTGCTCCGCGTGTCGGCCGACGCCCGCATCGTCAACGTGTCGAGCAGGATGGGATCGCTCACGGACCAGGGCGATCCTCGATCGCCGTACCACTCGATGGTGCTGCCGGCCTACCAGACGTCGAAGGCCGCCCTGAACGGGGTCACCGTCGCGATGGCCAAGGCGCTGAGGGGCGACGGGATCCGCGTCAGCTCGGTGTGCCCCGGCTGGGTCCGCACCGACCTCGGCGGAGCGGCCAACAGGGCAGCCGCACCCACGTCCGCGGCAGAAGCCGCCGAGGTGGTCGCCGACGTCGTGACCGGCGACCTCGAGACGGGCGGGTTCCACGACGCCTCCGGGACGATCGCCTGGTAGCCGCCCACGCCCCAGCCGACACTGCGGCGTCGTACCGTGGCTCGCATGAACGCCACGGTCCGACTCACCCAGTACGCCGCGGGCGGCGGCTGCGCCTGCAAGGTCCCGCCCGGCGAGCTCGAGCGGGTCCTGGGCGGCCTGACCGGCGGCCGCGCGACCGGGCCCGTGCCGGACGCCGGCGAGCGGGAGGGCGATCTCGTCGTCGGCGTCGAGCACGGTGACGACGCCGCGGCCGTGCGCATCCACCCGGCTGCGGACGGCACGGGCCGGGTCGTCATCCTCACCACCGACTTCTTCACGCCGGTCGTCGACCACCCCTACGACTGGGGCAGGATCGCCGCGACCAACGCGCTGTCCGACGTCTACGCGATGGGTGGCACGCCGGTGGTCGCGGTCAACCTGCTCGGCTGGCCGCGTGACCGATTGCCGTTCGAGCTCGCCGCCGAGGTGATGCGGGGCGGCGCGGAGGCGTGCGCGGCGGCCGGCACCCACCTCGCCGGCGGTCACAGCATCGACGACCCGGAGCCGAAGTACGGCCTGGCGGTCACCGGCCTGGGCGACCCCGACAGGCTGCTCCGCAACGACGCGGCGCGTCCCGGGCTGCCGCTCACCCTCACCAAGCCGCTCGGGCTCGGTGTGCTCAACAACCGGCACAAGGCGACGGGAGAGCGCTTCGAGGAGGCGGTCGCCGTGATGAGCGCGCTCAACCGCGAGGCGTCGGAGCAGGCGCTCGCCGCCGGCGTCCGGGCCGCGACGGACGTGACCGGGTTCGGGCTGCTCGGCCACCTGATGAAGATGATGCGGGCCAGCGGCACCTCCGCCGTGGTGGACGCCGCGGCGGTTCCCTACGTCGCGGGGGCGCGTGAGTCGCTCGCCGAGGGCTTCGTGCCGGGCGGCAGCCGGCGCAACCTCGACTGGGTCCGCGAGCACCTCGACGCCTCCGTCGACGAGGACGAGCTGGTGCTCCTCGCCGACGCCCAGACGTCGGGCGGGCTCCTGGTGGTCGGGGAGCTCCCGGGTCATCCGGTGATCGGCGAGGTCGTGCCGGCGCGCGACGCGCTGCTCACGGTCCGCTGACCCACCCCGGGGGGCGGTGCACGGGGTCGCCGGCAGTCGTAGGGTCGGCCGCAGGCACCGGACGACGGTCCACCAGGAGGCTCGGGTGACGACGGAGAAGGCAGGACGCACCAAGCGGTCGCTGCTGCCGTGGCCGGTCCTGCGCCAGCTCGCCGACGGCGACATCCTCGGCCGCGGCCGCTCGGTGCGCTCGAAGCGCACCGACGAGGTGGTGCCGCGCACCACGAGCGCCGACCGGGTGGCGCACAGCGTGTGTCCCTACTGCGCCGTGGGCTGTGCCCAGAAGGTCTTCGTCAAGGACGAGAAGGTCGTCCAGATCGAGGGCAACCCCGACAGCCCGGTCAACCGCGGGCGGCTGTGCCCCAAGGGCTCGGCGAGCAAGAACCTCGTCACCAGCGACCTGCGGCAGACGACGGTCCGCTACCGGGCGCCGTACGCCACGGAGTGGCAGGACCTCGAGCTCCACACGGCGATGGAGATGGTCGCCGACCGCGTGCTGAGGTCGCGCAAGGACAGCTGGCAGGACATCGACGAGCACGGCCGCAAGGTCCGGCGCACGATGGGCATCGCCAGCCTCGGCGGCGCCACGCTGGACAACGAGGAGAACTACCTCATCAAGAAGCTCTTCACGGCGATGGGCGCCATCCAGATCGAGAACCAGGCGCGCATTTGACACTCCGCCACCGTCCCCGGTCTGGGGACCAGCTTCGGACGCGGCGGCGCCACCGGGTTCCAGCAGGACCTGGCGGAGGCTGACTGCATCGTCATCCAGGGCTCCAACATGGCCGAGGCCCACCCGGTGGGCTTCCAGTGGGTCATGGAGGCCAAGAAGCGCGGCGCGCGGATTATCCACGTCGACCCGCGGTTCACCCGGACCAGCGCCGTGGCGCACCAGCACGTCCCGATCCGGGTCGGCAGCGACATCGCGTTCCTCGGCGGGATCATCAACCACGTCCTGCAGAACGAGCTCGACTTCCGCGAGTACGTCGTCAGCTACACCAACGCGGCCAACATCGTCAGCGACGCGTTCGAGGACGTCGACGACCTCGACGGGCTGTTCTCCGGGTTCGACGCCGAGTCGCGCACCTACGACCCGACGAGCTGGCAGTTCGCGCAGGAGGACGAGGACGGCGAGCTGGGCCCGGCCCAGGCCGACGACGCCGGGGACACCGCAGAGCAGCGCAACACCGCCGCCGGCATGCAGAACGAGTCGCACGGCATGCAGGTCGGCAGCCACCCGCCCCGCGACGAGACGCTGCAGCACCCGATGTGCGTCTTCCAGGTGCTGAAGCGTCACTACGCCCGCTACACCCCCGAGGTCGTCGAGCAGATCTGCGGCGTCTCGCAGGAGGACTTCCTCGAGGTGTGCCGGGCCTGGACGGAGAACTCCGGCCGCGAGCGGACCACCGCGCTCGTCTACAGCGTCGGCTGGACGCAGCACAGCGTCGGCGTGCAGTACATCCGGGCGGGTGCGATCCTCCAGCTGCTCCTGGGCAACATGGGCCGCCCCGGCGGTGGGATCATGGCGCTCCGCGGCCACGCCAGCATCCAGGGCTCCACCGACATCCCGACGCTCTTCAACATCCTCCCCGGCTACCTGCCCATGCCGAACGCGGAGAGCCACCAGACGCTCACCGACTGGATCGACAGCGTCCGCAACCCCGGCAGCAAGGGCTTCTGGTCCAACGCGGGCGCCTACGGCGTCAACCTGCTCAAGGCCTACTGGGGGGACGCGGCGACGCCCGAGAACGACTTCTGCTTCGACTACGTCCCCAAGATCACCGGCGACCACGGCACCTACCGGACGGTGCTCGACATGATCGACGGCAAGGTGCAGGGCTACTTCCTCCTCGGGCAGAACCCGGCCGTCGGCTCGGCCCACGGCCGCGCGCAGCGACTCGGCATGGCCAACCTCGACTGGGTGGTGGTCCGCGACCTCTTCGAGATCGAGAGCGCGACGTTCTGGAAGGACTCGCCGGAGGTCGCCACCGGCGAGATCGTGCCGGAGGAGTGCCGCACCGAGGTGTTCCTCTTCCCCGCCGCCTCCCACGTGGAGAAGGAGGGCACCTTCACGCAGACCCAGCGGATGCTGCAGTGGCGGGAGAAGGCCGTCGAGCCGCCGGGCGACGCCCGCTCGGAGCTGTGGTTCTTCTACCACCTCGGCCGGATGATGCGGGAGCGGCTGGCGGAGTCCACCGACGAGCGCGACCGACCGCTGCTGGACCTCAACTGGGACTACCCCGTGCACGGCGAGGAGGCCTCGTCCGGCTGGGGCGAGCCCAGCGCCGAGGCCGTCCTCAAGGAGATCAACGGCTACGAGATCGCCACCGGTCGGCCGCTGTCGGGCTTCGCGGAGATGAAGGACGACGGCTCCACCATGGGTGGCTGCTGGATCTACAGCGGCGTCTACGCCGACGGCGTCAACCAGGCCGCGCGCCGCACGTCGCGCCACGACCAGTCCTACGTCGCCCCGGAGTGGGGCTGGGCCTGGCCGATGAACCGGCGGCTGCTCTACAACCGCGCCTCGGCCGACCCCGAGGGCAGGCCGTGGAGCGAGCGCAAGGCCTATGTCTGGTGGGACGAGGAGAACGGCGAGTGGACCGGCAAGGACGTGCCGGACTTCGAGAAGAAGAAGCCGCCGTCCTACCGCGCCCCGGAGGGATCCGACGGCGTCGCGGCCATCGAGGGCATCGACCCGTTCATCATGCAGGGCGACGGGAAGGGTGCGCTCTACGCGCCGCAGGGACTGATCGACGGGCCGATGCCCACCCACTACGAGCCGGTCGAGTCGCCGTTCCGCAACCTCCTCCACGGCCAGCAGGGCAACCCGACGCGCAAGGAGTACCGCCGCGCCGACAACCCGCTGAACCCGGACCCCCGGGAGCCGGGGGCGGCCGAGGTCTTCCCCTACGTCTTCACCACCAGCAGGCTCACCGAGCACCACACGGCCGGTGCGATGAGCCGCTACGTCCAGCACCTCGCCGAGCTGCAGCCGGAGATGTTCATCGAGGTGTCCCCGGAGCTGGCCCGCGAGCGCGGGCTCGAGCACATGGGCTGGTGCCACGTGGTGACGGCCCGTTCGGCGGTCGAGGGCCGGGTCATGGTCACCGAGCGGCTGCGGCCGCTGCGCGTGGAGGACCGGACCGTGCACCAGGTGTGGCTGCCCTACCACTGGGGTCAGGGCGGCCTGGTCAGCGGCGACTCGGCCAACGACCTGTTCGGCATCTCGCTCGACCCCAACGTGCTGATCCAGGAGAGCAAGGTCGGCACCTGCGACGTCCGTCCCGGACGTCGTCCCACCGGTCCCGAGCTGCGCGAGTACGTCGAGGGGTACGCCCGCCGGGCGGGCGTCCTCGACATCGGCGGCAACGTCGTGGTCACCGCCTCCGCCGACGCCCAGGAGCGGTCGGCGGCCGCCCAGGACGGCGAGGACCAGCACTCACCGCAGCAGCAGGAGGACCAGTGACCGGCCCCAACAGCCTCTTCGGCCCACTCGACCCCGCACCGGACGCCGGCTACGTCGACGCGCCGAAGCGCAAGGGCTTCTTCACCGACACCAGCGTGTGCATCGGCTGCAAGGCCTGCGAGGTCGCCTGCAAGGAGTGGAACGACGTCCCGGAGAACCTCTACGAGATGCTCGGGACGAGCTACGACAACAGCCACTCGCTCAACGCCAACCAGTGGCGGCACGTGGCGTTCATCGAGCAGCCCGCGGGCCGCCCGCAGCGCCCCGCCCGCGAGCAGGTCGACCTCGGCATGCCGACGGTCGGCGCCGCCCCGACCGGGGTGGCGGAGGAGGAGAAGCCGGACTTCCGCTGGCTGATGTCGTCGGACGTCTGCAAGCACTGCACCCACGCCGCCTGCCTGGACGTGTGCCCGACCGGCTCGCTGTTCCGCTCGGAGTTCGGCACCGTCGTGGTGCAGGACGACATCTGCAACGGCTGCGGCTACTGCGTGGCGGCCTGCCCCTACGGCGTGATCGACCGGCGCAGGGGACCGGAGGGGGACCCCAAGGTCGGGATCGCCCAGAAGTGCACCCTCTGCTACGACCGACTCACCGACGACCAGCGGCCGGCGTGCGCCCAGGCGTGCCCGACGGAGTCCATCCAGTACGGCGACGTGGAGGAGCTGCGGGAGCGGGCGAGCGCGCGGGTCGCGACGCTGCACGAGCAGGGCGTCATGGACGCGCGCCTCTACGGCAACGACCCCGACGACGGCGTCGGCGGCACGGGGGCGATGTTCCTGCTGCTCGACGAGCCGGAGGTCTACGGGCTCCCGCCGGACCCGGTCGTCACCACCAAGGACCTGCCCGCCATGTACAAGAAGGCCGGGATGGCCGCGGTCGCGATGATCGGCGGCGCCGCGCTGTCGTTCTTGGGGCGACGGCGATGACGCGGCCGACGTCCGAGCCGACGGTCGAGGTCACCCACGGTGGCAGCCCGGGGCGGGAGCGCGACCACCGGCGCGGGAAGCGTCGCGGACGCGGTGGCGGCGCGGAGCAGTCGATGGTGCCCGACGCCGACTTCACGTCCTACTACGGTCGACCGATCGTCAAGGCGGCTCCGTGGGAGCACGACATCGCCTACTACCTCTTCACCGGCGGCGTCGCGGCCGGCAGCTCGCTGCTCGCAGCCGGCGCGGACCTCACGGGCCGCCCGGGCCTGCGTCGCGTGGCCCGGCTCGGCTCGCTCGGCGGCCTGCTGGCCAGCATCGGCTTCCTCGTCCACGACCTGGGC
This genomic stretch from Nocardioides renjunii harbors:
- a CDS encoding SDR family NAD(P)-dependent oxidoreductase, which encodes MDTEHDHTHLSPRPLVLVTGANRGLGRAVATALAQRGYGVLVAARRSRDAEDACRDLRAAGHWADPVVLDVTSQDSVTEAAEEVRRSHGRLDVLVNNAGILPEATAPDAAQPMDADLFRHTFDVNLFGAVRTTQAFLPLLRVSADARIVNVSSRMGSLTDQGDPRSPYHSMVLPAYQTSKAALNGVTVAMAKALRGDGIRVSSVCPGWVRTDLGGAANRAAAPTSAAEAAEVVADVVTGDLETGGFHDASGTIAW
- the selD gene encoding selenide, water dikinase SelD, which codes for MARMNATVRLTQYAAGGGCACKVPPGELERVLGGLTGGRATGPVPDAGEREGDLVVGVEHGDDAAAVRIHPAADGTGRVVILTTDFFTPVVDHPYDWGRIAATNALSDVYAMGGTPVVAVNLLGWPRDRLPFELAAEVMRGGAEACAAAGTHLAGGHSIDDPEPKYGLAVTGLGDPDRLLRNDAARPGLPLTLTKPLGLGVLNNRHKATGERFEEAVAVMSALNREASEQALAAGVRAATDVTGFGLLGHLMKMMRASGTSAVVDAAAVPYVAGARESLAEGFVPGGSRRNLDWVREHLDASVDEDELVLLADAQTSGGLLVVGELPGHPVIGEVVPARDALLTVR
- the fdh gene encoding formate dehydrogenase, which encodes MTTEKAGRTKRSLLPWPVLRQLADGDILGRGRSVRSKRTDEVVPRTTSADRVAHSVCPYCAVGCAQKVFVKDEKVVQIEGNPDSPVNRGRLCPKGSASKNLVTSDLRQTTVRYRAPYATEWQDLELHTAMEMVADRVLRSRKDSWQDIDEHGRKVRRTMGIASLGGATLDNEENYLIKKLFTAMGAIQIENQARIUHSATVPGLGTSFGRGGATGFQQDLAEADCIVIQGSNMAEAHPVGFQWVMEAKKRGARIIHVDPRFTRTSAVAHQHVPIRVGSDIAFLGGIINHVLQNELDFREYVVSYTNAANIVSDAFEDVDDLDGLFSGFDAESRTYDPTSWQFAQEDEDGELGPAQADDAGDTAEQRNTAAGMQNESHGMQVGSHPPRDETLQHPMCVFQVLKRHYARYTPEVVEQICGVSQEDFLEVCRAWTENSGRERTTALVYSVGWTQHSVGVQYIRAGAILQLLLGNMGRPGGGIMALRGHASIQGSTDIPTLFNILPGYLPMPNAESHQTLTDWIDSVRNPGSKGFWSNAGAYGVNLLKAYWGDAATPENDFCFDYVPKITGDHGTYRTVLDMIDGKVQGYFLLGQNPAVGSAHGRAQRLGMANLDWVVVRDLFEIESATFWKDSPEVATGEIVPEECRTEVFLFPAASHVEKEGTFTQTQRMLQWREKAVEPPGDARSELWFFYHLGRMMRERLAESTDERDRPLLDLNWDYPVHGEEASSGWGEPSAEAVLKEINGYEIATGRPLSGFAEMKDDGSTMGGCWIYSGVYADGVNQAARRTSRHDQSYVAPEWGWAWPMNRRLLYNRASADPEGRPWSERKAYVWWDEENGEWTGKDVPDFEKKKPPSYRAPEGSDGVAAIEGIDPFIMQGDGKGALYAPQGLIDGPMPTHYEPVESPFRNLLHGQQGNPTRKEYRRADNPLNPDPREPGAAEVFPYVFTTSRLTEHHTAGAMSRYVQHLAELQPEMFIEVSPELARERGLEHMGWCHVVTARSAVEGRVMVTERLRPLRVEDRTVHQVWLPYHWGQGGLVSGDSANDLFGISLDPNVLIQESKVGTCDVRPGRRPTGPELREYVEGYARRAGVLDIGGNVVVTASADAQERSAAAQDGEDQHSPQQQEDQ
- a CDS encoding 4Fe-4S dicluster domain-containing protein — protein: MTGPNSLFGPLDPAPDAGYVDAPKRKGFFTDTSVCIGCKACEVACKEWNDVPENLYEMLGTSYDNSHSLNANQWRHVAFIEQPAGRPQRPAREQVDLGMPTVGAAPTGVAEEEKPDFRWLMSSDVCKHCTHAACLDVCPTGSLFRSEFGTVVVQDDICNGCGYCVAACPYGVIDRRRGPEGDPKVGIAQKCTLCYDRLTDDQRPACAQACPTESIQYGDVEELRERASARVATLHEQGVMDARLYGNDPDDGVGGTGAMFLLLDEPEVYGLPPDPVVTTKDLPAMYKKAGMAAVAMIGGAALSFLGRRR